In Clostridium thermosuccinogenes, the genomic stretch TATCTGCTGGTGCCAGGCTATGGTGCTCAGGGAGGTACTGCCAGGGATGTGGCCCACTCCTTCAACAGCGACGGACTCGGAGCGCTGGTTAATGCCTCCAGGAGCATTATGTGCGCTTACCAGTCCGATATGTGGAAGGATACATACGATGAAACTCATTTTGCTGAAGCTTCAAGGGCGGAAGCCATAAGAATGAGGGATGAAATAAATGATGCAATCGGCAAAAAATAACTGCCGGTTGCAATTTTAACGAGGTGGTGTTTTATGAAAGCGATTCTGGCATTGGAAGATGGAACTATCTTTCATGGAAACAGTTTTGGTATAGATGGGGAAGTTATCGGTGAGATCGTATTCAATACTGGTATGACAGGATACCAGGAAGTTCTTACGGACCCCTCTTACTGCGGACAGATTGTCGCCATGACTTATCCTTTGATAGGCAACTATGGGATAAATCTGGAGGATATGGAGTCCAGCAAACCTCAGGTAAGGGGTTTTATTGTAAGGGAGCTTTGCAGCAACCCAAGTAATTGGAGATCAGTGGAGACTCTGGGGGCTTATCTGAAAAAGAACAATATTATCGGCATAGAAGGTATAGATACCAGAGAGCTCACAAGAATCCTAAGGGATAAAGGTACTATGAAAGGCATCATTTCCACAGATGTGAATTTCAATTTTGATGCCAGGGTGGAGGAAATCAAGGCTTATGTGACTGAAATGCCTGTGTACCAGGTGACGACCAGAGAAGTTATACATTATGAAGGCAGCGGTTTTCGGGTGGCACTCCTGGATTATGGCATAAAGCAGAACATCATCCGGTCGCTGCTGAAAAGAAACTGCGAGGTGTATGTTTTTCCCGCATGGACCAAAGCCGAGGATATATTGGCGGTAAATCCCGACGGAATAATGCTTTCCAATGGTCCGGGAGATCCGAAAGACTGCAAGGATGAGATAAATACCATAAAGCAATTGATGGGCAAAAAACCTATTTTCGGAATATGCCTTGGACACCAGCTAACCGCTCTCGCCAGCAATGCAGACACTACGAGGCTGAAATACGGCCACAGAGGCTGCAATCATCCTGTAAAGGATATCAAAAAAGATCTTACCTATATAACATCACAAAATCATGGATATACCATTGTTGAAGATTCCCTGGACAAAAACAGAATGGAAGTAAGCCATATAAATATGAATGACGGTACAATTGAAGGTATAAGATACAAGGATATGCCGGTGTTTACCGTGCAATTCCATCCTGAGGCTTCTCCGGGTCCAGCTGATACTGCATATCTGTTTGATGAATTCATGGAATTAATGAAAAAATTCAAAAATCAGCTTTGTCAATCCGGTAATTGGAATGGAGGTATATAGTATATGCCTAAGCGCAATGACATAAAGAAAGTGCTTGTCATCGGTTCAGGACCGATTATAATCGGGCAGGCGGCAGAATTTGATTATGCCGGCACTCAGGCCTGCCGCGCCTTGAAAGAGGAAAATATTGAGGTGGTGCTGGTAAACAGCAACCCGGCTACCATAATGACCGACACAGATATAGCTGACAATGTCTATATAGAACCACTCAATGTGGAAGTGCTGAAGAAAATAATACTGAAAGAAAAACCCGACAGCATCCTTCCCACATTGGGAGGACAGACAGGTCTTAACCTTGCCATGGAGATCGCGGAGAGCGGATTTTTGGAGGAGCATGGAGTAAAACTGCTGGGGACCGCTACCGAAGCCATCAAAATGGCGGAGGACCGCCAGGCGTTCAAGGATACCATGGAGAGAATTGGTGAGCCCTGTATTGCCAGCAAGGTTGTGAACAATATAGAAGATGCCCTGGCTTTTGCTGAAGAAATAGGTTATCCGGTCATAGTAAGGCCGGCATATACCCTTGGAGGTACCGGCGGAGGTATAGCTTACGGGAGGGAGGAACTCTCGGAAATCGGAAGTACCGGACTTAGGCTGAGCAGGGTTCATCAGGTATTGATAGAAAAATGCATCGCTGGCTGGAAGGAAATAGAATATGAGGTTATACGGGATGGAAAGGGAAATGTTATTACGGTATGCAACATGGAGAATATAGATCCGGTGGGCGTCCATACGGGAGACAGCATAGTGGTGGCTCCTTCCCAGACCCTGACGGACAAGGAATACCAGATGCTCCGTTCTGCATCCCTTAAGATAATTTCCGCCCTGGGAATCGAAGGAGGCTGCAATGTTCAGTTTGCTTTGCATCCCACCAGCTTTGAATATGCAGTTATTGAGGTAAACCCAAGGGTGAGCCGTTCATCAGCTCTGGCGTCCAAAGCCACAGGCTATCCCATAGCGAAGGTTGCCACTAAGATCGCCATCGGCTATGGATTGGACGAGATAAAAAATGCTGTTACAGGGCAGACCTATGCATGCTTTGAACCAGCGCTGGATTATGTGGTGGTAAAGATACCCAAATGGCCTTTTGACAAATTTGTGAAGGCAAAAAGGACCCTGGGAACACAGATGAAGGCTACCGGCGAAGTAATGGCCATAAGCAGTTCCTTTGAAGCCGCTCTTATGAAGGCTATCCGGTCGGTGGAGCTGGGAATTTTCACCCTTGAGCAGGAGATGTACAAAAAGTACTGTGATGACGACATAAGAGAAAAACTGAAGGAAATAAACGATGAAAGGATATTTATCATAGCCGAAGCCTTGAGAAGAGGAATACCTGCGGAGGAGATACATGAGATTACAAAAATAGACCATTTCTTTCTCTGGAAGATAAACGAACTGGTGCAGATGGAAGAATCCTTGAAGAAGCTCTCATTAGAGGATTTGACGCCGGAGTTCTTGAAGAGGGCGAAAAAATTGGGTTTCACCGATGCAATAATCGCAAGATACATCCGGTGCGATAAGAAAGACATCAAGCGGCTGCGAATGGAACATGGCATAAAAGCATCCTATAAGATGGTTGATACTTGCGCCGCAGAGTTTGAAGCGAAGACACCTTACTATTATTCTTCTTATGACGAAAGATCCGAAGTAAAGCCCTCCGACAGAAAAAAAGTTCTCGTCATCGGCTCAGGGCCGATACGGATAGGTCAAGGAATAGAATTCGACTACTGCTCGGTGCATTCGGTATGGGCTTTAAGGGACGAGGGATATGAGACCATAATAGCCAACAACAACCCTGAGACAGTAAGCACTGATTTTGACACTTCTGACAAGCTTTATTTTGAACCTCTTACTCCGGAAGACGTGGAAAATATAGTGGAGACCGAAAAGCCCACCGGAGCTATTGTGCAGTTCGGAGGCCAGACAGCGATAAAGCTCACCAGGACGCTGGATGAACTGGGAGTTAAAATATTCGGCACAGAGCCTAAGTATATAGATGCAGCGGAAGACAGGGAAAAATTTGATGAAATGCTGGAGCAGTTAGGCATACCGAGGCCTAAGGGAAGAACCAT encodes the following:
- a CDS encoding carbamoyl phosphate synthase small subunit, translated to MKAILALEDGTIFHGNSFGIDGEVIGEIVFNTGMTGYQEVLTDPSYCGQIVAMTYPLIGNYGINLEDMESSKPQVRGFIVRELCSNPSNWRSVETLGAYLKKNNIIGIEGIDTRELTRILRDKGTMKGIISTDVNFNFDARVEEIKAYVTEMPVYQVTTREVIHYEGSGFRVALLDYGIKQNIIRSLLKRNCEVYVFPAWTKAEDILAVNPDGIMLSNGPGDPKDCKDEINTIKQLMGKKPIFGICLGHQLTALASNADTTRLKYGHRGCNHPVKDIKKDLTYITSQNHGYTIVEDSLDKNRMEVSHINMNDGTIEGIRYKDMPVFTVQFHPEASPGPADTAYLFDEFMELMKKFKNQLCQSGNWNGGI
- the carB gene encoding carbamoyl-phosphate synthase large subunit translates to MPKRNDIKKVLVIGSGPIIIGQAAEFDYAGTQACRALKEENIEVVLVNSNPATIMTDTDIADNVYIEPLNVEVLKKIILKEKPDSILPTLGGQTGLNLAMEIAESGFLEEHGVKLLGTATEAIKMAEDRQAFKDTMERIGEPCIASKVVNNIEDALAFAEEIGYPVIVRPAYTLGGTGGGIAYGREELSEIGSTGLRLSRVHQVLIEKCIAGWKEIEYEVIRDGKGNVITVCNMENIDPVGVHTGDSIVVAPSQTLTDKEYQMLRSASLKIISALGIEGGCNVQFALHPTSFEYAVIEVNPRVSRSSALASKATGYPIAKVATKIAIGYGLDEIKNAVTGQTYACFEPALDYVVVKIPKWPFDKFVKAKRTLGTQMKATGEVMAISSSFEAALMKAIRSVELGIFTLEQEMYKKYCDDDIREKLKEINDERIFIIAEALRRGIPAEEIHEITKIDHFFLWKINELVQMEESLKKLSLEDLTPEFLKRAKKLGFTDAIIARYIRCDKKDIKRLRMEHGIKASYKMVDTCAAEFEAKTPYYYSSYDERSEVKPSDRKKVLVIGSGPIRIGQGIEFDYCSVHSVWALRDEGYETIIANNNPETVSTDFDTSDKLYFEPLTPEDVENIVETEKPTGAIVQFGGQTAIKLTRTLDELGVKIFGTEPKYIDAAEDREKFDEMLEQLGIPRPKGRTIFTLDEALEAANELGYPVLVRPSYVLGGQGMEIAYNDKDITEFMEIINRTKQEHPILIDKYMMGKEIEVDAICDGEDILIPGIMEHVERAGVHSGDSISVYPPQTIDGKTQEVIVEYTRKLARALHVVGLVNIQYVLYNDTLYVIEVNPRSSRTVPYISKVTGIPMVKMATKIMMGKKLKDFEFGTGLYKESGYVAVKVPVFSFEKLHDVDISLGPEMKSTGEVLGIAKNFHEALYKGIIASGMKLPRNGGDILMTVRDTDKLELVPIAEGFEKLGFKLWATGKTAKTLNAHGVATNAVRKIDEGENNILDLIQSGKVVLVINTPTRGRKPDRDGFKIRRKAVEMSIPCLTSLDTAKAVLECLKLGRDERDFDVVNIRVFQQE